The Magnetococcus marinus MC-1 genome contains the following window.
GTGATTACCCGTAGTGCGGCCACCAACATGATTGCAGCCAGGAGATAGAAGACGACGTCCACCAACATGTAGCGCGCTCCTTCAGCGATATTTGGCATCGGCGTTCAAACGTGCATCAATTTCTGCACGCCATGATTCGCCATTGGCCAAGAGTTGATCTTTTTTATAAAAGCGCGCATTGCGATCTTCATAAGCCATATCCAAATAAGGCCCCATAACAATGGCCTCCACCGGACACGCCTCTTCACACAAACCGCAATAGATACACTTGAACAGGTCGATGTCATAAACCTTGGTCAAACGCTTGTCGGCACGGCTTTCGGTATCAATTTCAATATAGATCGCCTGGGCCGGACAGATCGCCTCGCACAGCTTGCATGCCACGCAGCGCTCTTCACCACCCTCATACCGGCGCAGCACATGGATGCCACGAAAACGGGGCGAATAGGGTGTACGCTCCTCTGGGTACTGAATGGTAATATTGGGCCGAAACATGTAGCGCAGGGTTACCGCCATGCCTTGCCAGAGTTCCCGTAGAGCCAATGACGCCATCAACTGTTTCATTGCATTTCCCATTTGCATCGACTCCCCTTACGCCATATCCAGTAGATGCATGGCAAGGCCGACGATAAAGATCCACGCCAGCGAGATGGGTAAAAACACCTTCCAACCCAACCGCATCAGTTGGTCATACCGGTAGCGGGGGAAGGTGGCACGCAGCCATAGGAAGAAGAAGATCAACACGCCGGTTTTGAGAATTAACCACACAATGCCGGGTATAAAACTCAGTGCCTCAATCGGGGGCAACCAACCACCCAAGAACATCAGCGAACCCAATACCGACACCATAATGATGTTGGCATATTCACCCAGAAAAAACATGCCGTAGGTCATGGCTGAATATTCGGTACAAAAACCCGAAACCAGCTCCGCTTCAGCCTCAGGCAAATCGAAAGGGGCGCGGTTGGTCTCCGCCACCACCGAGATAAAGTAAATGAAAAACCCTGGCAGCAAGGGCAAGGCATACCACAGCCCCTTCTGCGATTCCACAATATCCCCCAGGTTAAGACTGCCCGAGAGCATAATCACCGGTACCAGGGTAAAGCCCATAGAGACCTCATAAGAGATCATCTGGGCCGCGCTACGTAACCCCCCCAACAAAGAGTAGCGGGTGTTGGACGCCCAGCCCGATAGCAACACCCCATAGGCCCCCAGCGAGGACATCGCCAAAATAAACAGCACCCCGACGTTGACATCTGCCAACACCAGCTCCGGTGAGAAGGGAACCACCGCCCAGCTAACCAACGCCGTGGAGAAGGTCAAAATCGGCGCAAGGATAAACATCGTCCGGTGCGCCTTGGCTGGCAGCATGGTCTCCTTGACGAAGAGCTTAACCGCATCCGCCAGGGGTTGCAGGATACCAAACACACCCACCCGGTTGGGACCCAAACGGACCTGCATAAAGCCAATCAAACGACGCTCTGCTAGGGTCAGATAGGTGACACAAAACAGAATCGGCGCGATGAGTACGGCAATTTTAAGGATGGTCCATACCAGCGTCCACAGAGTTTCCCCCAAGTACGCCACGCCCATCGCTTGAATGGAAGAGATGAATTCAGCCATTGCGTATGCCCGCTTCCCGGTTCAAGCCCAAAGCTGCATGCTCATGCAGCCAATCATGGTGATACCCGTTGGGTGTATCACCCCAAAGTTTCCCAGCACACCCTAGATGGCCGCAATCGAGACATCCGGATAGGCATGTTCCCAATCGGTCAACCGGTGCACCGCCTGATGACCAAAATTGGCAAAGGCCACCACGCTACCCACCGGCACACCCGCATCAATGCTCGCCTGCAACTCAACGGTATGATCACCACGGATCAACCGTACCATGCCACCCTCCACCACCTTAGCCTTAGCGGCATCGACAGGATGGATGCGTAGCCGATTGCCTCCATTGAGGGCCTGCATCACCTTGGCACCCCGCACCATGGCATCACTATGGTAGAAGGGCAGTTCCAATGAGAGCCGCAAACCCTTAGCACTGGGTGGTGCCAACCACTCCGTGACCGCCAAACCGGTGGTTACCGGCTTATGGTCACAGGCTGGGGTCAAATCCTCACACACCAAGCGCTCTTCTTTATAGCGTAGGTCGGTGTTCTCCAACGCCTGCCGCAACGATTCGGTGGTGGTATAGGAGAGCGGAGTCGAGAACCAATCCGACAGCTTACGCAACACCCGCCAATCCTCTTTCGCCTCACCTGGAGCCGGCACCATGGCCTCCATACGTTGGGCGCGGCCCTCGGCATTGGTGACTGTGCTGCTCTTCTCCCATGGGGTTAGGCCCGGCAATACCACGGTAGCCGCCTCACTGGTCGAGTTGCTAAAAGCACCTAGATAGATCACATCGGCCTTTTCCAGCGCTGCCCGTGCGAGTTTGGGATCGGCCGCTTCACGCTCTAGATCGGCACCCAACACAAACAGCACCTTAATGGAACCCTCCGCCGCGCCCTGCAAGATCTCATGGGCATTCTTACCCCGTTTACCCACAATGGCGTAACCCGCACCACGATGGGGCACCACACCCATATCCTGCGCCGTCACCGCCGCAGCCCGCGCACTTACCCGGTTATAGCCGTTCCAACTATCGTCCAATTTGCCCAGCTTTTCCAAAATCGCTACCACCGTACGACGTAACGTTTCAGCCGCAGGATGGTTGATGGCAAAGTCACCCAGCAGGATAACCGGTTTCTCCGCCGCTTTGAGCATGGCGGCCACCTGAGCGGCCTCTCCTGCCCCCTTACCCTTTAAGGCGGCTAAAATCTGGCTCAATACGCCAGGCTCTTCACCCGGTAAGGTCACCAGCGTGTGCAGCCCAGGCAGTGCCAAATCCTTTTCACAGGGATTAATGGCCATCACCTTGGCACCCTTACGGGCTGCTTTACGCAGACGCAGGTTGAGCAAAGGCACATCATAACGACTGTTGGAACCCACCAGCAGGATCCCGTCCGCCTCTTCGAGCGCCTCCAGCGAAGTATTCATCATCAGATCGGCCCGGGTCAGCGCCACGGCATCCCCACTAAAATCACGCTGCCGAATGCGATGGTCCAAATGCGGGCTGCCCACTACATTGCGCATAAAATCTTGGAAGGCATAGAGCTCCTCAGCCACCGTTTGCTCTTCCGACGCAATACCCGCTACGGCGTCACCCTCACCCGCCTTGATTAACTCCGCCGCGCGTGTCATCGCCTCGGCCCAGCTCACCTCTTGCACACCCTCTTCACCACGAATGGTCGGTTGGGTTAGGCGACCCACACTCAAACCGTCATAAGAGAAACGACCACGGTCGCACAACCATGTCTCATTGATCTCGTCGCACTCACGGGCAACCACCCGCTTAACCTCGCCATCCAGATGGTCCACCCGCACCTGACACCCCACCGAACAGTGGGTGCAGATACCATCGCCGCTGGACATCTCCCAGCTACGGGCTTTGAAATGGAAGGGTTTATCATTGAGGGCACCCACCGGGCAGACCTGCGCCAAGTTGCCCACCAACTCCGATGAGAGCGCCTTGCTCACGTAGGTACCCACCAACATATGGTCCCCACGCCCCGTGGCCCCCATCTCTTCCACACCGGCAATCTCGGTGGAAAAGCGGATGCAGCGCGTGCAGTGAATGCAGCGGTCCATCTCTGTTTCAATAATGGGTCCCAGATCCAAATTGTTCGGCTGGCGTTTAATCTCAATATAACGGGAGCGGTCTGGACCATATTTCATGGCCAAATCTTGCAGATCACACGCCCCACCCTGGTCGCACACCGGGCAATCCAGCGGATGGTTGATGAGCAAAAACTCCATCACCCCTTGGCGGGCGGCCATCACCATATCGCTATGGGTCTTAACCTCCATACCATCCCCCACGGGCATGGCACAGGCCACCACCGGGCGGGGCATCTTAACCACTTCAACCAAGCACATGCGGCAGTTGCCCGCCACCGACAGCTTGGGGTGATAACAAAAATGGGGAATATACACACCCAGCTTCTTGGCCGCCTCCATAATGGTGGTGCCAGGCTGGACACTGATTTCCTTACCGTCAATTATTAGGGTAGGCATCGCGTAGCGTCTCCTCAATCCACCATGCAGCGACCATGTTTAACATGGTACTCAAATTCGTCCCGGAAATGGCGGATCGCCCCAACCACAGGCATCGCCGCTGCATCACCCAGGGCGCAAATGGTTTTGCCCTGAATGTTACTGCACACACTGAGAAGCAGATCAATATCACCCTCACGACCCTGACCCGTTTCGATACGGTCCATAATCTGCGCCAACCAACCGGTACCCTCCCGGCAGGGGGTGCATTGACCACAAGACTCGTGGCGATAAAACTTGCTCAACCGGGCAATGGCTTTGACGATGCAGGTGGATTTATCCATCACAATCACCGAACCCGCACCCAGCATGGAGCCCGCTCCAGCCAGCGCCTCATAGCTCATGAGGATGGTTTCACACTGTTCGGGAATAAGCACGGGCGTCGATGAACCACCGGGGATAACCCCCTTTAGATTCTCCCAACCACCCCGCACACCACCAGCATAGTCGTTGATCAAGCTCTTTAGCGGAATACCCAACTCAACCTCATAGTTGCCCGGTTTGTTAACATGACCCGAGACACTAAACAGCTTGGTACCCGACGACTTCTCTACCCCCAACTTGCTGTACCACGCGCCACCCTTTTCCAGGATGGCCGGTACCGCGCAGAGGGTCTCAACATTATTGATCACCGTGGGGCAACCATACAGCCCCACGTTGGCTGGGAAGGGTGGCTTGAGACGGGGTTGACCCTTCTCCCCTTCCAGGGAATTCAGCAGGGCGCTCTCTTCACCGCACACATAGGCACCAGCACCCCGATGCACCGCCAGATCAAAATCCACTCCCTTACCCAGGATGTTTTTGCCCAGCAGATTGGCCGCATACGCCTCGGCCACCGCCGCTTCTAAAACCTCTGCCTCGCGATAAAACTCACCGCGAATATAGATGTAACCCTGCTTGGAGTTGACCGCATAACCCGCAATGATCATACCCTCAATCAGAAGATGGGGATCAAAACGCATGAGATCACGATCTTTACAGGTTCCGGGCTCGCCCTCATCGGCGTTGCAAACCAGATATTTGGGCCTGGGATCATCCTTGGGAATAAAGGACCACTTTAGGCCCGCAGGAAATCCGGCCCCACCGCGGCCACGCAGGCCAGCACTCTTAACCTCTTGGATAATCTCTTCACCGGACATCCCCAAGGCCTTTTCCATCCGCTTGTAGGCGCCCTGCTGTTGAGCGACTGCAAGGGTGTTTTGCCCCTGAATATGGATGTTTTTGAAGAGCACCAGATTGGCTTCGCTCATGGTGTGTCCTCGCCGTTATACGAACTTAGGCCTTGTTGGCCAGCTCGTCGATAATCTTAACCGCTGTTTCTGGTGTCAGATTTTCGTAGTAGTCGTCATTGATCTGGAACATGGGTGCATTGACACAAGCCCCCAGGCACTCCACTTCGGAGAGGGTAAAGTTACCATCCTCCGTGGTTTGACCATACTCAATCTCCAGACGCTGTTTTACCGCTTCACCAATGCCATCCGACCCACACAGCCAACAAGAGATGTTGGTACACACCTGTACATGGTGTTTACCCACGGGCTTGAGGTTGTACATGGTGTAGAAGGTGGCCACCTCATAAACACGGATCGGCGCCAGACCCATCAGCTCCGCCACATAGTCCATGGATGCCCGCGACAGCCAGCCACCAAACTCCCGCTGGGCCAGATCCAACACGGGCAGCAGGGCAGATTGACGCTTATCTGCGGGATAACGGTTATAGATGGTCTCAACCTTTTTGAGAGCCTCTTGGGAAAAAGCGGGCTTGGCCGCTGGTGCAATCTCACTCATCGCTTTCCATCACCTTATTGGGTTGATGCCTTAGCGGTCGATTTCGCCAAACACGATATCGATGCTACCGATGATGGTGGTCACGTCGGCAATCATATGACCACGGGCCATTTCCTTAACCGCTTGCAGATGGTTAAACCCTGCCGCGCGAATTCGCGCCCGGTACGGTTTGTTGCCACCGTCGGAAACCAGATAGACCCCCAACTCACCCTTGGGTGTCTCCACCGCCGCATAGACCTCACCCGCAGGCAGGTTAAAGCCCTCGGTGCAAAGTTTAAAGTGGTGGATCATCGACTCCATATCCTGTTGCATATCCTGACGGTAGGGCATGGAGATTTTAAAATTATCGTTGCGTACCGGTCCGGGCTGCATCTGATCCAGGCACTGCTGGATAATCTTCACCCCTTCACGACACTCCTCAATACGCACCAGATAGCGGTCGTAGCTGTCGCCGTTTTTACCCACGGGAATATCAAACTCAACCCGGTCATAGGCGTCATAGGGCTCGGCCTTACGCAGATCAAAGGCGACCCCACTGCCCCGCAGCATGGGTCCGGTAAAGCCCCAGCTAAAGGCATCTTCCTGGCTGACCTTGCCAATATCCACCAAGCGCTGTTTCCAGATGCGGTTGTTGGTCAACAGGGTTTCGTACTCATCCAACTTGCTGGGAAAATGGTTGCAGAAGTCACGAATGCGCTGCTCCAAACCATCTGGCAGATCACGGGCCACACCACCAGGGCGGAAATAGTTGGCGTGCATACGCGCACCACAGGCCGCCTCATAGATGTCCATCAGCTCCTCACGCTCACGGAAGCAGTAGAGGAACATGGTCATGGCACCCACATCCAACCCGTGGGCCGCAAAGAACAACAGATGGTTGATAAAACGGGTGATCTCCGCATAGATGGTGCGGATATATTGCGCACGCTCCGGCACCTCAATTTGGCCCAGTCGTTCGACCGCAATGACCCATGCGTGCTCTTCGCTCATCATGGACATATAGTCGAGACGGTCAAAATAGGGGGTACCCTGAATATAGGTCTTCTGCTCCAACAGCTTTTCCGTGCCACGGTGCAACAGACCCACATGGGGGTCGGCCCGCTCTACCACTTCGCCATCCAACTCCAGCAACAGACGCAACACACCATGGGCAGCCGGGTGTTGTGGGCCAAAGTTGATGGCGTAGTTTTGAAACTCTTTATGGTCGGTAATGGTCGCTGGCATCATTCCCCCCCTAAGCCTGTTCGCCAGTGGCGTTGCTGTAGAAGTTGCGGT
Protein-coding sequences here:
- the nuoI gene encoding NADH-quinone oxidoreductase subunit NuoI, with the translated sequence MGNAMKQLMASLALRELWQGMAVTLRYMFRPNITIQYPEERTPYSPRFRGIHVLRRYEGGEERCVACKLCEAICPAQAIYIEIDTESRADKRLTKVYDIDLFKCIYCGLCEEACPVEAIVMGPYLDMAYEDRNARFYKKDQLLANGESWRAEIDARLNADAKYR
- the nuoH gene encoding NADH-quinone oxidoreductase subunit NuoH, which translates into the protein MAEFISSIQAMGVAYLGETLWTLVWTILKIAVLIAPILFCVTYLTLAERRLIGFMQVRLGPNRVGVFGILQPLADAVKLFVKETMLPAKAHRTMFILAPILTFSTALVSWAVVPFSPELVLADVNVGVLFILAMSSLGAYGVLLSGWASNTRYSLLGGLRSAAQMISYEVSMGFTLVPVIMLSGSLNLGDIVESQKGLWYALPLLPGFFIYFISVVAETNRAPFDLPEAEAELVSGFCTEYSAMTYGMFFLGEYANIIMVSVLGSLMFLGGWLPPIEALSFIPGIVWLILKTGVLIFFFLWLRATFPRYRYDQLMRLGWKVFLPISLAWIFIVGLAMHLLDMA
- the nuoG gene encoding NADH-quinone oxidoreductase subunit NuoG; the encoded protein is MPTLIIDGKEISVQPGTTIMEAAKKLGVYIPHFCYHPKLSVAGNCRMCLVEVVKMPRPVVACAMPVGDGMEVKTHSDMVMAARQGVMEFLLINHPLDCPVCDQGGACDLQDLAMKYGPDRSRYIEIKRQPNNLDLGPIIETEMDRCIHCTRCIRFSTEIAGVEEMGATGRGDHMLVGTYVSKALSSELVGNLAQVCPVGALNDKPFHFKARSWEMSSGDGICTHCSVGCQVRVDHLDGEVKRVVARECDEINETWLCDRGRFSYDGLSVGRLTQPTIRGEEGVQEVSWAEAMTRAAELIKAGEGDAVAGIASEEQTVAEELYAFQDFMRNVVGSPHLDHRIRQRDFSGDAVALTRADLMMNTSLEALEEADGILLVGSNSRYDVPLLNLRLRKAARKGAKVMAINPCEKDLALPGLHTLVTLPGEEPGVLSQILAALKGKGAGEAAQVAAMLKAAEKPVILLGDFAINHPAAETLRRTVVAILEKLGKLDDSWNGYNRVSARAAAVTAQDMGVVPHRGAGYAIVGKRGKNAHEILQGAAEGSIKVLFVLGADLEREAADPKLARAALEKADVIYLGAFSNSTSEAATVVLPGLTPWEKSSTVTNAEGRAQRMEAMVPAPGEAKEDWRVLRKLSDWFSTPLSYTTTESLRQALENTDLRYKEERLVCEDLTPACDHKPVTTGLAVTEWLAPPSAKGLRLSLELPFYHSDAMVRGAKVMQALNGGNRLRIHPVDAAKAKVVEGGMVRLIRGDHTVELQASIDAGVPVGSVVAFANFGHQAVHRLTDWEHAYPDVSIAAI
- the nuoF gene encoding NADH-quinone oxidoreductase subunit NuoF, yielding MSEANLVLFKNIHIQGQNTLAVAQQQGAYKRMEKALGMSGEEIIQEVKSAGLRGRGGAGFPAGLKWSFIPKDDPRPKYLVCNADEGEPGTCKDRDLMRFDPHLLIEGMIIAGYAVNSKQGYIYIRGEFYREAEVLEAAVAEAYAANLLGKNILGKGVDFDLAVHRGAGAYVCGEESALLNSLEGEKGQPRLKPPFPANVGLYGCPTVINNVETLCAVPAILEKGGAWYSKLGVEKSSGTKLFSVSGHVNKPGNYEVELGIPLKSLINDYAGGVRGGWENLKGVIPGGSSTPVLIPEQCETILMSYEALAGAGSMLGAGSVIVMDKSTCIVKAIARLSKFYRHESCGQCTPCREGTGWLAQIMDRIETGQGREGDIDLLLSVCSNIQGKTICALGDAAAMPVVGAIRHFRDEFEYHVKHGRCMVD
- the nuoE gene encoding NADH-quinone oxidoreductase subunit NuoE, translated to MSEIAPAAKPAFSQEALKKVETIYNRYPADKRQSALLPVLDLAQREFGGWLSRASMDYVAELMGLAPIRVYEVATFYTMYNLKPVGKHHVQVCTNISCWLCGSDGIGEAVKQRLEIEYGQTTEDGNFTLSEVECLGACVNAPMFQINDDYYENLTPETAVKIIDELANKA
- a CDS encoding NADH-quinone oxidoreductase subunit D; protein product: MPATITDHKEFQNYAINFGPQHPAAHGVLRLLLELDGEVVERADPHVGLLHRGTEKLLEQKTYIQGTPYFDRLDYMSMMSEEHAWVIAVERLGQIEVPERAQYIRTIYAEITRFINHLLFFAAHGLDVGAMTMFLYCFREREELMDIYEAACGARMHANYFRPGGVARDLPDGLEQRIRDFCNHFPSKLDEYETLLTNNRIWKQRLVDIGKVSQEDAFSWGFTGPMLRGSGVAFDLRKAEPYDAYDRVEFDIPVGKNGDSYDRYLVRIEECREGVKIIQQCLDQMQPGPVRNDNFKISMPYRQDMQQDMESMIHHFKLCTEGFNLPAGEVYAAVETPKGELGVYLVSDGGNKPYRARIRAAGFNHLQAVKEMARGHMIADVTTIIGSIDIVFGEIDR